The sequence TCAACTCAGTGACAGCCTGTCAGTAGATCTGAACAGTGTTTTCAACCCAGTCAGGCTGTCATTTAACATACTACAGCTTACAATCTACCACAACACATACACAACTCTTCTGCTTACACATGATCTCTCTAGATAATAAATTACACAtccatttcattaaaaaaaaacccaaacaaacagacagggaGACAGGCTTTTCTTCActctttcctttcctctcttGCTCTTTGTGAATCACAATTCACCTGGGATTTGCCAGTCCAACTTACACTGGCAGCCTTTGCCTTTTTATGATTAGATCatacaaaaatgaaatttggtaatttaaaaaaagaataatacacTAAACAAACGTAGTTTACTTTAGCCTGTTCCTGTCATAATGCATAACACTTGCTTACATGTATCAgtaaaaaataatgattaaaaagaatataaaaaagctgtaaaaatggTAGAAAAACATTAAGAAGTAAATCTTAATGAAATAATCCATACCATCTAGCACTCCATGGCCACGCTATTCTTATTAAGGTCAAAAATGGATTCTGTGGTTCCAGCCCACAATGAAATACTGAACTTGAGTTGAACTAGAAACTGATCATTCAGTTGTCCTTACTATAATATGATTCTTCCTGTTTATTCTAAGAATATTGTGAAAATTTCTTCAAGGCAAAATGTACGGTCTAAACCGAAATGAAAATATAAGGCAAATTGATCAACAAAAGAAATTTAGTAAACAATATTTCACGACTGTTTTATAGTGACTACGATCACTGGCAAATATCCACTGTGGTAGATTTCCTTTGCATTTAAAGCACTATGTTACATTATTGTAGTGCTCTTTATGCCTTGTACAAGTGTATCAAATTTCTAACAGTCAAAAAGATGCACTGCAATATGTATATCTATTAATAATTTACATACAGGAACAAAAGTACTCCTCAGGGACAAAGCTGTAGTGTGTGGCATTTCAAAGCCCAAAGAGAGAAATCAGTGAATGGAGAGTTCTGGAAAACAGAAATATGCTACTCTTTATCTACTAGACTTTTGTTAATGGTCTCTAGAGAGACAGAGTACGTGCAAACTACACCTCTTgtcttatttctattttttaatcAGCACAACACAataattttggggttttttttttttttcagtgcacgtTTACATTGCAAATCCATTTGAATCTTAACTCAAGTGAAATGACCACTGAAATCAAACGTAACGAGGTTTTGTCATCTTGCCTTTCCCATCTTCTTCATGTCGTAGATTTGGATGTAACCAACTTTGTTCCTGCATTGAAATAATTGGCCTGCCATCATGCCTGACAGCTTTTAAATATAGTTTGGGCTCATATTTAATAGAAACCCAGGCAACAGTCATGTATGGTTATCATTAGGGGTTCTGACACAAGCCTTTGCATATTTGTATGgctatatttttttcctctcctcttacCAGACATGCACTGCTAAGCTGAAATGATTGCCCGCAGTGAAAATAATCTCTTCACTGCTTCTGCAAGACTCAGCACAAATGATAGATTAAAGTGAAAAGAGAAAGTCAGCCTGCATGCCAAAATTGAAGTGCATCTTGGCATTCCTGAGACCAGCAAGCATACTCTTACAGTATATTAATATGGTTATTGACCAGTTAGCCTCTGTTGCTCTTAAATGGCAAAGACAAAATAAACTGCCAACTAGATGCAAACAAAATTAACTTCTGCAGAGGGTTGAATGGAACAGTGATCAAACAGTGCATTTATAAATAACAGTTTGACAGTAAGGATGATATTATTAATTATCTATTCACTGTTCTAACAGTCTGTGTGAGGAGCTTTGGCAGGGAACTTCACCTGTATGGCCTGATATTCTGCATGCTTGCAGTACACTCTAGTAATAATCATCACAAAGAACAGGCATAAATTAGTTATGGCTTTAGGCCcaaatattttagttttaagCAAGCTCATCCAGTATCCATGGTAATGGTGGCAGAAACTTGACACTGGAGATGGCTGACCTAAAGTGCCCCTATTATGCTTTAAGTTTTTCCTCAACTCTCTAATCTGTTACGCAGCCTTTTGTTCATGTAAGAGGTCTGGAAACTTTCAAAGGCCAAACTTTCACGTGTGGCCAAATGAAAGCAAAATCTCTGCTGCTGTAATGTCTCAAATACATTCTTTACACTCCAGGCTTTTTTCTGTATTGCTACTTAGTTATGTCACTGTGACACAATGTCATGAAGTTTATGCAGTCGGTTGGTTTGACATGCTCACTAACAAAGAATGAGGAGCAGCCTTAATTCAATTTAGATGTAGTCAGTTGCTTTATTTTCAATTAAAGTCACTTCTACGAACTCTATAATTCCTTTGCTGTGAGGAACACACACCTAATGCTCTGCTGTCGAGTCTTCGGGCACTCCCTGGATCTGAGGAAGTGACCAAGTAAAGTACTTTTAGTTTTCCATAGCAATGTCCCCACAACAATAGGAATATCCTTAAATCTTTAGTGTTAGCATTATGCTAATGTGGCTAACTTCACCATCTGTTAGCTTCCCTCCTATAAAaggagcagctgcagcagaattATGTGAATGTGTGGTGTCTTTCTAACATGTCTAATGCTTTATGCTTGCAATCTGCAGCCCTTTGAATAAAATGCTACAACTGGGTTAAAGGCTAGCCAAAAACACCAAACacccaaaaccaaaaaaacccagccCAATATCCAGACATGGTATTCAGAGGTGGACAGTGGGTGCTGGAGAGCGTTACAGTATGTTTtgggtgtgtatatatatatatatatgagtggcAGTTTCCTAGGATTtctgcataaataaatgatttaatataaaataacattttttaaatttattgttaATTCAATTATTTCATGCAAAGATATGTAGCAAACCAGTGGGCAAAATAATTAAACTCTTTAAGGTTCTCAATTCAGCAGGAAAACCTGGTAACACTATCTTGGAGGACTACGATTATACATCTGTGATCAAGGATGTCTCCCTTTTGCAACGCTATTGTCAACTTTTTGGGGAAATGCTGTAATGGAACCTGTTAGAGGGTGAAAAGAAGTGTCACCgcaatgagaataagaaaaccGCTCGTTGTACTAGAGTTTAATCTATTTTAATTGACTCCCTGAATAAAATGATAAACCTGCATAATAGGGACACTTTAAGGCTTGTTTTTGATGTATAGGTCAGTGTCAGGACTTGACCCCCTTGGCAGGTTCAGTAGACTGTCGCACATCAGTCCATTCCTGCATTGTGTTTTGCAGAGCTTGAGTCTTTTCCTTGTCGACTTGGACATAATCCACCTTCTCGTCCGATGTCACAGAGGACGTAGAGGGCTGTGgaacaataaataaagtttaattgcATATGAAATGAGAAAAGTTAATTTAGTCTATAAAATCCTCTGCTTACTTTTCTGTGTGGGTTGGGTGTCCCAGGCTGGAATTCCAGTGCTAGGTAGTCCACGTTGCCACACTTCCTAGGGGCTGGGCTGCTGGTGCCACTCACGGCTGGGGAGGTAGACGCTGGGTTCTGCTAATGTAATAGGAGGGAGGTTTCACTCACACAGTATGCAGTGAGTTAGCAGTGCATACAAATAAGTGGATCgttaaaacaaagaacacaatGTACTCTCCCCAGTCTCCCCGTCCAGCTCCCTGGACCTACCATAGCCACATAATTCTCTTCACTGTCTGCAGAGTCGGTGCTGGTGATGCTTTGTGTAGAGATGGGTCTACAGTGCTGGGAGGATGTGCAGTTCATAGCAGGCCTAAAGAAAcataagggggggaaaaaaatctgtaacatcTGTACTGCCTGCTATGTAATGATtcttgactgtgtgtgtgtggaatgcACTGATATAAGACTCACATGGGTCGTGTCCAGGACATAGTGACTGGACTCTTAAATGGCAGCTCATCAATGATCCCGTTGTTCTTCAAATCAAGAGGTGTTGGCTTTgctgcagaaaaacaagaacagatGTTATTAACAAATATCATGGTCTTCAACAATTTACACCTGAGTTTAGAGCTGATTTGAAGCATGCTCTTAGTGAGAAGTGAGAAGCTAAGTGTCAAAATCTcacattttctgtcaggtttGAGGTCGCGATAGATAGGCGGTGGTGTAACATCACTGAGACGACTGGGCCTGTGGCACAAGGAGGCACTGCTCGCCTTACGGGCAGGTAAAGTTGCAGAGAATCCTGGGAAATCAAAGTGATGTGGCCCTGGGCTCATAGGAATGTAGATATTCTTAGGACTGTCAGCCTGGCAAGCGCTGAGTGGTGAGGAGCCAGGATTCATGGGCACGTAGTTGTCATCTGAATTGCCGCTGTCTGAGCGAGTAAGTGGTGTCTGTCTCTGCCATCAAAAGAGACATGGGGCAAATGACTCTCACAATCTCCCTGGACTTGCAGGAAAACTGTAGCACTCATTTGGAATAAATATAGAAGTATTTCCTTTTCTATCTCTGCAGTTTATGATTGACTGCTGACAGGATCTATCTGAGGAGACAGTGCAGTTCAAGGGAGAGTTACTCACCAGGTAAGAGCTGAATCCATCATTGACTGACTCCATAGACTGGCCTGAGTGGTTGAAATGGATGAAACGATGTTGATTGTTAGTTTCAAAGGAGGATCCTGTGGAGAAGGGTGAAGGAAATGATCAATATTTACCACTGTCAGAAATtttgaaagggaaaatgctgcCCAAGTGTAAAAGTAACATTCCATGCCTACATGACTTAAATACTGTATGACAATCCCTGCTATAGAGATCAATTTATATGTAGGAAGGacctttttaacatttaaaaaaagtggtCCCACATTAGCTCTTGTTTCTACCTATATGATGGCTAAGGATGGACTTTGCAAAGTAATAACCACAGCAAGCTAAGAAACCATGCATTGTGTTTACAGAAGCTTTTTTCACATGGCAGAAAAAAGCCTGGAATGAAAAATTCTGGAGCAGGCTGTATGGCTTGAATTTCATTAGCATCTCAACAGGACAGAGTTTGCCAGACTGGGACGCTTGTTTCTGCTTAGTTGCTAACTTTAAATCACCAAAGTGAAAAGCAGAAGAATATAGAAAGAGTCAGTGAAAGAGAAGCAGGTGAGTGATGCAAAAAGTGTTTGCTATTTGTCAAAAACAGAGAAGAAGTGAAAACGTATTAGCAAAGCAGTCATAGCAATAATTATTTCCTGCGTACCTCTGTGCAGTCTGATGTTCTCGACAGCAGGGAGAGTATTTCTGCGTGGGATGACTGACACTGCAGACATTACCTCTTCATTCTGGCTCCCTACTGACTGAGGACTCCCCCACTGACCCTCAGACCCTTGACTGGGTTTAGGGGGTCTGGGAGGAGGATTATATGAGGATTCAGAGCTAGAGGGTGTCAAGGCGTTGTGATTTTTATCAAATGTCCTGGGGATCTGATAGAAGGAGCCAGGTGGTGTAGGCAGATCATAGTTATCAGGCAAGCGTTCATTGCTGTGCATTGTGGCAAGGGCATTGCAAGGCGTTTTGAAAGTGTAGACCTCCTCATTCTCAAGCTCAGGATCACCTAGACCACTGTGAGCTGGCGCCTCCGAGCTGTAACCCCTTGGAAGAACGTAGCAGGCCTCCTGGGTCGAGTCATCGTGCACTGGCAACTGGTGTTTTCCTGGCTTGGGAAGGCTGTAAAAGCCATGCAGCTGCGCACTCTTGCTTCGTGTGGACTGGGAGAAACTGGCACttctgcagcacagagaggatacacacaaacacacaaacttttaTTCTGGAAACCTtcttgctgcttttcttttatctacctttatttttctcatgCCGTGAATTAAGTACTGCGCCAGCCTATCTAAACAAAAATGAACCATCATCTCTTCTATTACAGTGTTTACTGTCACTTTAGCGTAATCACCAAAATAGCCACTAGATGGTACCAtggcactacagagggaactTTACCTTGATAAGCATTAAGCACACAATTAAAGAACAATATACTTGATATCCAGTTAATGATACCTATGGAGCTAAAATACCTTATTTAGTGATGTAGTTATTTTTTAGATGGCTCAATGAACAATACAAGTATTGTATCCAATGCCACAGGCAACGTTTTTGCCTCTAATGCCTGGGGGACTGGCTTTTTTGAATTCGGTATTTTTAATCATTCTTTGAAaagcttctttatttttatgttttcagcATTGACAAAAGAGGGTTTCCCTGtcaagggagggggagggggaacTCTATGACTTTCCCAGAGTTTCTCAGTCTCGGTCAGGCACCCTAGGGACATGCCTCATTTAGTCTGGCTCCTTTGAAGGGCTTGACCTTGAGAGAAAACCAAAGCAACGCTGCTCCTTAGAAATTTTGGTCTAGTTAGTGGAGCAATGCAACTGAAAGTTATCCTCAGTTAGTTGTTTCTCTATGTAAGCTGAGGAGGCTGTGTGCAAATATGCAATTTAAATTGCAGGCTTCTAATGGTTACATGAACTCTTTATTGTAATAAGAGATAATGCATTAATGCCACACCATTAATATTGACATAACATTTTGCTCTCTCTAatctaatttctttttcatgtcaAATAACACACTTTGTTCCatcaattcttcttcttctgtctcctGTGGATTTTCATCATCAATCAATAATTTTGCTCATTGCTTTGTATTCCATCATTGTGGCTGATTTGTGGGCTTTTTACGCAGATTAATTCTAGTCAGACCCACGGAGTTTCATTCTGACATGAATCATACCCTGCCACCAGATGCTTGTCTTAATTAGCACAATTGTGAAACAGAAGCTAGCAACATAAATATCTGCATAAAGCTGATGAGATGGATTGTGAGGTTTGATTTCCTGGGTTTTGCAGAGGTCCAATGCAGCAGATTTATGTGCAAATCGTGTGGCTGAGAGGGCAGTTCTTCCCTGGGTGAGTTTAAACCTATAGGAGTGATGAATTGCTGCCTCAACCTCATTGATCATCTACTGTGCCGGCTATCTGCCGAATGGCATCATTATTAAAGCTGACTTTTGATTCTTAAAAAACAGGCACGAAGGCGGTAGAAAGCAAGGTGCATGCTGATGCAAAACACAGGAGCACATTTAATATAAATGCCTGGTCCCTTTTATTCTCCTGCTCAGCATATAGCTGACACAAGCATTTATGTACCTACTTCTAGTTACCCCACATGTATTCACACCTCtgcatttgttcacattttgcTTTACAACTACAAAGCTAGGGCATTATCACATGTTACAAAGTCATATAAAGTCTAGCACGCTGTGGTATTTTTTAGATACACATGtactgaatttaatttaaggCAAGCAACATGTTTCAAAAAAGGTTGAAATAGAGCAACAAGAGACTGTAAATGCATAACGTGGAAAAAAATACTCCTAGTGGAACAACTACTTTGTTTAATTAATAACAGGACATCCTAGAGTGGCTGAGACTTACGCAAGTGCAGATGGTGAGGGTCTGCTCCTATAAGAAAGGCCTTATGGGCAAATCGctcagcattttaaaaataatggttCTTAATTTAATGTTGTCAAAAATGTGGAGATCAGGATCTATGatgcatattattaaaaagGATTCAGAGAATTATGACAAATGTCTATTAGACACACATTAATCTGTAATGGAAATCCCTGAATAGCACTTTGCAAGAGGATTTTAAGTGAATGCATTTTATCACTACATTTGCAAGTATATGTTAaaccatgaaaagaaaaaataaatcgaTACGACAATACAACCAACAGCAGGCTCTGGTTGCAAAAAAtggcctgcctgcagtccagacctgCAAACCCACTGAAACATTTGGCacatcatgaaatgaaaaaaatgcaacaaagaaAGCTGAAATCTGTTGAGCAGCT comes from Astatotilapia calliptera chromosome 14, fAstCal1.2, whole genome shotgun sequence and encodes:
- the gab2 gene encoding GRB2-associated-binding protein 2 isoform X2, yielding MSGGEIIFQGWLRKSPPEKKLRRYAWKKRWFILRSGRMSGDPDVLEYYKNDHSKKPIRVIDLQCCEQVDAGLTFKRKEFQDSYVFDIKTVDRTFYLVAETEEEMNKWVRSICHLCGFNQSDDSHDGRLHHMPRSVGADVTGSMAPLTGERKSSAPVHSSQPVLFTFDVPVRHTHHNSMSNSAPQDYLLLHQCISRKTESARSASFSQSTRSKSAQLHGFYSLPKPGKHQLPVHDDSTQEACYVLPRGYSSEAPAHSGLGDPELENEEVYTFKTPCNALATMHSNERLPDNYDLPTPPGSFYQIPRTFDKNHNALTPSSSESSYNPPPRPPKPSQGSEGQWGSPQSVGSQNEEVMSAVSVIPRRNTLPAVENIRLHRGSSFETNNQHRFIHFNHSGQSMESVNDGFSSYLRQTPLTRSDSGNSDDNYVPMNPGSSPLSACQADSPKNIYIPMSPGPHHFDFPGFSATLPARKASSASLCHRPSRLSDVTPPPIYRDLKPDRKSKPTPLDLKNNGIIDELPFKSPVTMSWTRPMPAMNCTSSQHCRPISTQSITSTDSADSEENYVAMNPASTSPAVSGTSSPAPRKCGNVDYLALEFQPGTPNPHRKPSTSSVTSDEKVDYVQVDKEKTQALQNTMQEWTDVRQSTEPAKGVKS
- the gab2 gene encoding GRB2-associated-binding protein 2 isoform X1, with the translated sequence MSGGEIIFQGWLRKSPPEKKLRRYAWKKRWFILRSGRMSGDPDVLEYYKNDHSKKPIRVIDLQCCEQVDAGLTFKRKEFQDSYVFDIKTVDRTFYLVAETEEEMNKWVRSICHLCGFNQSDDSHDGRLHHMPRSVGADVTGSMAPLTGERKSSAPVHSSQPVLFTFDVPVRHTHHNSMSNSAPQDYLLLHQCISRKTESARSASFSQSTRSKSAQLHGFYSLPKPGKHQLPVHDDSTQEACYVLPRGYSSEAPAHSGLGDPELENEEVYTFKTPCNALATMHSNERLPDNYDLPTPPGSFYQIPRTFDKNHNALTPSSSESSYNPPPRPPKPSQGSEGQWGSPQSVGSQNEEVMSAVSVIPRRNTLPAVENIRLHRGSSFETNNQHRFIHFNHSGQSMESVNDGFSSYLRQTPLTRSDSGNSDDNYVPMNPGSSPLSACQADSPKNIYIPMSPGPHHFDFPGFSATLPARKASSASLCHRPSRLSDVTPPPIYRDLKPDRKSKPTPLDLKNNGIIDELPFKSPVTMSWTRPMPAMNCTSSQHCRPISTQSITSTDSADSEENYVAMQNPASTSPAVSGTSSPAPRKCGNVDYLALEFQPGTPNPHRKPSTSSVTSDEKVDYVQVDKEKTQALQNTMQEWTDVRQSTEPAKGVKS